The Styela clava chromosome 10, kaStyClav1.hap1.2, whole genome shotgun sequence genome window below encodes:
- the LOC120337533 gene encoding uncharacterized protein LOC120337533 — MSKEDNSRLCLEICTDNEEDWKEFLGICAIAFQSSTPFKRSHPDPKKRKLHLSEYFKYVYETELSKGRAGLVCVKKISDNQQKPKILYGFCMLYKESPRSRGDKTCMENIDKKGMEICLGEDEWLEKNIHSKMRDLSKILNFTAAYGYLQASVKEHMNNGVGSKYILASAEMLVQDGIIRGVIPAHLPIVVYGVLDDVRVKRFHKQAGSIEIAHLHFGEDDKHKCRKIKCIDNNMGDNRNEIFDCVIVVGKVLGPHKFSLPQLQTVFNLKSML; from the exons ATGTCGAAAGAAGACAATTCAAG GTTGTGCCTGGAAATATGCACCGACAATGAGGAAGATTGGAAAGAGTTTTTGGGTATTTGTGCTATTGCATTTCAAAGTAGTACACCGTTTAAGCGATCACATCCTGATccaaaaaaacgaaaattacATTTgtcagaatatttcaaatacgTTTATGAG ACCGAGTTGTCGAAGGGTCGAGCAGGTCTTGTGTGTGTGAAAAAAATTAGCGATAACCAACAAAAACCGAAAATACTTTACGGGTTTTGTATGCTTTATAAAGAATCTCCCAGAAGCCGAGGTGATAAAACATGTATGGAAAACATTGATAAAAAGGGAATGGAAATCTGTTTGGG GGAGGACGAGTGGTTAGAGAAGAATATTCATTCCAAAATGAGAGACCTTTCAAAAATACTGAATTTCACCGCGGCATATGGATATTTGCAAGCCAGTGTCAAAGAACACATGAACAATGGTGTTGGAAGCAAATATATATTGGCCTCAGCTGAAATGCTTGTCCAGGATGGAATAATACGAGGTGTGATACCAGCTCATTTACCTATCGTAGTGTACGGAGTTCTAGATGACGTTAGAGTCAAAAGATTTCACAAACAAGCAGGGAGTATTGAAATTGCTCACTTACATTTTGGCGAAGATGACAAACACAAATGTCGCAAAATTAAATGCATCGACAATAATATGGGAGACAACAGGAATGAAATTTTTGACTGTGTTATCGTTGTGGGTAAAGTTTTGGGACCTCACAAGTTCTCTTTGCCACAGTTGCAAACtgtctttaatttaaaatcaatgCTATGA
- the LOC120337594 gene encoding excitatory amino acid transporter 3-like, translated as MGCCTKKAWKNWAKMNALLLATLAGVIVGICLGIGMREAHLSQLDIYYFMFPGELLLRMLKMMILPLIVCSLITGVASLDQNASGKMGLRAVVYYMCTTLIAVIIGIVLVVTIEPGRAGKDDIESTGSSPEVTAVDAMLDLLRNLFPENIVQACFQQYQTRREPIYGNVSELLNMTGMTTASPTEPPVTEMVEQVVDYKIVGEYKLGVNVLGLITFCITFGIIIGKLEGGQLLVQFFSIFNEAVMKMVKIVIWYSPIGIIFLIAGEIMKMEDPEQTMQQLGLYIATVVSGLAIHGLIVLPLIYFIVVRKNPFTYVLGVSQALMTALATSSSSATLPITISNLEDINKVDKRCTRFVLPIGATINMDGTALYEAVAAIFIAQVNDISLSFGEIVTISVTATFASIGAAGVPQAGLITLVIVLQAVGLPTEDITLILAVDWLLDRIRTTVNVLGDSIGAGVVQKLSKEDLERVDEMKRPSTRQELHKRYLSTDSDSTVTEVTTGKIESKAANQNEFAPHYNQFSKDDSLRMRNGKVNDAYLPGNEMSTSL; from the exons atgggtTGCTGCACGAAGAAAGCATGGAAGAATTGGGCAAAAATGAACGCCTTGCTGCTGGCAACGCTTGCTGGAGTAATCGTCGGCATCTGTCTTGGTATAGGAATGAGGGAAGCTCATTTATCACAActtgatatttattattttatgtttcctgGAGAACTTTTGCTCAGAATGCTTAAAATGatgatattaccattgattgTGTGCAGTCTCATAACAG GCGTTGCCAGCCTCGATCAGAATGCATCAGGAAAAATGGGCTTGAGAGCTGTCGTATACTATATGTGTACCACACTGATTGCTGTTATCATTGGTATCGTACTAGTGGTAACCATTGAGCCAG GTAGAGCCGGCAAAGATGACATTGAATCAACCGGAAGTTCACCGGAAGTTACGGCAGTTGATGCTATGTTGGATCTACTGAG AAATTTGTTTCCGGAGAATATCGTTCAAGCTTGCTTTCAACAG tATCAAACACGTCGTGAACCAATCTATGGGAACGTCAGCGAATTGTTGAACATGACTGGAATGACAACTGCCTCACCAACTGAACCCCCTGTTACTGAAATGGTTGAGCAAGTTGTAGACTATAAAATT GTTGGAGAATACAAGTTAGGCGTCAACGTTTTGGGACTGATCACGTTTTGTATAACTTTTGGAATAATTATCGGAAAATTGGAAGGCGGACAACTTTTGGtgcaatttttttccattttcaacGAGGCTGTCATGAAAATGgttaaaattgttatttg gtATTCTCCAATTGGTATCATTTTTTTGATTGCTGGGGAGATTATGAAAATGGAAGATCCTGAACAAACGATGCAACAGCTTGGTTTATACATTGCGACCGTTGTTTCAGGTTTAGCAATACACGGACTCATTGTTCTTCCTCTGATATATTTTATCGTCGTTCGAAAAAATCCTTTTACTTACGTTCTTGGGGTTTCTCAG GCTCTCATGACTGCATTGGCAACATCATCAAGTTCAGCAACACTGCCCATCACCATTAGTAATTTAGAAGACATTAACAAAGTTGACAAACGGTGTACGAG GTTTGTTCTTCCCATTGGTGCTACAATAAACATGGATGGAACTGCATTATATGAAGCTGTTGCAGCAATATTTATTGCTCAAGTCAATGACATATCGTTGAGTTTCGGAGAAATAGTAACAATCAG CGTCactgcaacatttgcaagtatTGGAGCTGCTGGAGTTCCACAAGCAGGATTGATTACTCTGGTAATTGTTTTGCAAGCGGTTGGATTGCCAACAGAGGATATTACGCTCATTTTAGCAGTAGATTGGTTGCT AGACCGCATTCGAACAACAGTAAATGTGCTAGGAGATTCCATTGGCGCTGGAGTTGTTCAAAAATTATCCAAAGAGGACTTGGAACGCGTGGATGAAATGAAACGTCCTTCTACTCGACAAGAATTACATAAACGGTACTTGAGCACAGACTCCGATTCGACAGTTACTGAAGTTACGACAGGCAAG ATTGAATCGAAAGCAGCAAATCAAAATGAATTTGCACCTCACTATAATCAGTTTAGTAAAGACGATTCG CTTCGAATGAGAAACGGAAAAGTGAATGACGCTTACCTGCCTGGTAACGAAATGTCTACCAGCTTGTAA